One Deinococcus planocerae DNA window includes the following coding sequences:
- a CDS encoding SDR family oxidoreductase — MTQNDSGAAAKSAFVTGASKGIGLAVARALAEAGYGVTLTSRKADEVEAAARGIGKGARGVVCDVRDPQALQREVDAHVEAFGGLDVLFVNAGVGHFANVADLSIEQWQDVIDTNLSGAFYTVKAAIPALKRRGGYIFTLSSLAGRNPFAGGGAYNASKFGLNGLSEVLTLDLRGHDIKVTQIMPGSVATHFAGHTPSEADAWKIQPEDIAQLTLDLLEMPARTLPSRVEVRPSRPPQK, encoded by the coding sequence ATGACGCAGAACGATTCGGGTGCCGCCGCGAAAAGCGCCTTCGTGACCGGGGCGAGCAAGGGCATCGGGCTCGCGGTGGCGCGGGCCCTGGCGGAAGCGGGGTACGGGGTCACCCTGACGAGCCGCAAGGCAGACGAGGTGGAGGCCGCCGCGCGGGGGATCGGGAAGGGCGCGCGGGGCGTCGTCTGTGACGTGCGCGACCCCCAGGCCCTCCAGCGTGAGGTGGACGCCCACGTCGAGGCCTTCGGCGGGCTCGACGTGCTCTTCGTGAACGCGGGGGTCGGCCACTTCGCCAACGTCGCCGATCTCAGCATCGAGCAGTGGCAGGACGTGATCGACACCAACCTCAGCGGCGCCTTCTACACCGTCAAGGCGGCGATTCCGGCTCTCAAGCGGCGAGGTGGCTACATCTTCACGCTCTCTAGCCTGGCGGGGAGGAACCCTTTCGCGGGCGGCGGCGCGTACAACGCGAGCAAGTTCGGGCTCAACGGCCTCTCGGAGGTCCTGACCCTCGACCTGCGCGGGCACGACATCAAGGTCACGCAGATCATGCCGGGCAGCGTCGCCACCCATTTCGCCGGGCACACGCCGAGCGAGGCGGACGCCTGGAAGATCCAGCCCGAGGACATCGCCCAGCTCACCCTCGACCTGCTGGAGATGCCCGCGCGCACCCTGCCCAGCCGCGTCGAGGTGCGCCCGAGCAGGCCGCCGCAGAAGTGA
- a CDS encoding M16 family metallopeptidase encodes MKKRSLASLLLLSTLSLGAAQSVAAEQYRLPNGLNVVLHVDKTLPVTAVNVWYRVGSKDEVAGRSGFAHLFEHLMFMGTRRAPNFDTIMESGGGSNNASTSRDRTNYYSSGPSSFLPTLLWLEADRMEALGASMTQEKLGLQRDVVKNERRQRYENSPYGLVPETLSRLLYPANHPYYQIPIGTTEDIDAATVDDVKSFFQTYYVPSNASLVVAGDFDPAVVKPLIARLFGDLPGGRAVTRKPVPPVNFQGVKRTTLNDRVQAAKTVMAWHSPALLGPGDAELDLASLLLSDGVTSRLYQKLVVETGLASDVSAYQQSQQLGSVFVIDATLAPGKSQDELEAAIDGVLRDFSARPVDAAELRRQVEKYEFATLSSLQSVEDKADSLNAYAYYFGQPDGFKRDLDRYRNATPEGVRATAARVLTPQNRVILRVVPQTQAQAQPGAQTQTTQAAAQPPQAPTQAQVPQAAPTAPQTPRSGPNPRDQRPADFPQRAFTPPAPTEFTLSNGIRVQYWQRAAVPLVSLQTVVRGGSELDTPQTAGRASMLADMLDEGAGNLDARGFQSALDELGAQFGAGAARRFTTASLSVTAENLSPALRLYADALTRPRFDEAEFARVQRVDVQALERARDNAGTVASIVSQREFFGQNHPYGRPLSGYAATVRNLRLADVKALHARLFQPQNAAIFAAGSLRPEEFRSRLEQALGTWRNTGAAYTSPTPPAPANRALRVLVVDKPGAPQTVVRFLMPAPPAEDARSNALRSLNTLLGGSFTSRLQQNLREDKGYTYGAGSGLLQDVGTGYLVATANVETGVTGPAVREFLNEFARLRRGDVTADEAAKTAATRRADTVASLGTLEGLVGTAAGLYTQGKPFSALGQELEQLSRFGTADLNRLAPAALPYEQGVLVLVGDRAKIVPQLQGLNLPAPVEVKFD; translated from the coding sequence ATGAAGAAACGCTCGCTGGCGTCGCTCCTGCTCCTCTCCACCCTCTCCCTCGGCGCGGCGCAGAGTGTCGCCGCCGAGCAGTACCGGCTGCCCAACGGCCTGAACGTGGTGCTGCACGTCGACAAGACCCTGCCGGTGACGGCGGTGAACGTCTGGTACCGGGTGGGCAGCAAGGACGAGGTGGCGGGCCGCTCGGGCTTCGCGCACCTCTTCGAGCACCTGATGTTCATGGGGACGAGGCGGGCGCCCAATTTCGACACGATCATGGAGTCGGGCGGCGGCAGCAACAACGCGAGCACCTCGCGCGACCGCACGAACTACTACTCCAGCGGCCCGAGTTCCTTCCTGCCCACCCTGCTGTGGCTGGAGGCCGACCGGATGGAGGCCCTCGGCGCGAGCATGACCCAGGAGAAGCTGGGCCTCCAGCGCGACGTGGTGAAAAACGAGCGCCGCCAGCGCTACGAGAACTCCCCCTACGGCCTCGTCCCCGAGACGCTGAGCCGCCTGCTCTACCCCGCGAACCACCCGTACTACCAAATTCCCATCGGGACCACCGAGGACATCGACGCGGCCACGGTGGACGACGTGAAGAGTTTTTTCCAGACCTACTACGTGCCGAGCAACGCCTCGCTGGTGGTGGCGGGCGACTTCGACCCGGCGGTGGTGAAACCGCTGATCGCGCGGCTCTTCGGGGACCTGCCGGGCGGGAGGGCGGTGACCCGCAAGCCCGTGCCGCCCGTCAATTTCCAGGGGGTAAAGCGCACTACCCTGAACGACCGGGTGCAGGCCGCGAAGACCGTCATGGCGTGGCACAGCCCGGCGCTCCTGGGACCCGGCGACGCGGAACTCGACCTCGCGTCGCTGCTCCTCTCGGACGGCGTGACGAGCCGCCTGTACCAGAAACTGGTGGTGGAGACGGGGCTGGCGTCGGACGTGAGCGCCTACCAGCAGTCGCAACAGCTCGGGTCGGTCTTCGTGATCGACGCGACGCTCGCGCCCGGCAAGAGCCAGGACGAGCTGGAGGCCGCCATCGACGGGGTGCTGCGCGACTTCAGCGCGCGGCCCGTGGACGCCGCCGAGCTGAGGCGGCAGGTCGAGAAGTACGAGTTCGCCACGCTGAGTTCCCTGCAATCGGTGGAGGACAAGGCGGACTCGCTGAACGCCTACGCCTACTACTTCGGGCAGCCGGACGGCTTCAAGCGTGACCTCGACCGTTACCGCAACGCGACCCCGGAGGGCGTGCGGGCGACCGCGGCCCGGGTCCTCACCCCGCAAAACCGCGTGATCCTGCGGGTGGTCCCCCAGACCCAGGCTCAGGCGCAGCCGGGCGCCCAGACGCAGACGACCCAAGCCGCGGCCCAGCCTCCCCAAGCTCCGACCCAGGCCCAGGTGCCCCAGGCCGCGCCGACGGCGCCCCAGACTCCCCGGAGCGGCCCCAACCCGCGCGACCAGCGCCCGGCGGACTTTCCGCAGCGGGCCTTCACGCCGCCCGCCCCCACCGAGTTCACCCTCTCCAACGGCATCCGGGTGCAGTACTGGCAGCGCGCGGCGGTGCCGCTGGTGAGCCTTCAGACGGTCGTGCGCGGCGGGAGCGAACTCGACACGCCCCAGACGGCGGGCCGCGCCTCGATGCTCGCGGACATGCTCGACGAGGGCGCGGGGAACCTCGACGCGCGGGGCTTCCAGAGCGCGCTCGACGAACTCGGGGCACAGTTCGGGGCGGGGGCGGCACGCCGCTTCACCACCGCGAGCCTGTCGGTGACCGCCGAGAACCTCTCTCCCGCCCTGCGGCTGTACGCGGACGCCCTGACTCGCCCCCGCTTCGACGAGGCCGAGTTCGCGCGGGTGCAGCGGGTGGACGTGCAGGCCCTGGAGCGCGCGCGCGACAACGCGGGCACCGTGGCGAGCATCGTCTCCCAGCGCGAGTTCTTCGGGCAAAACCACCCCTACGGGCGGCCCCTGAGCGGTTACGCGGCCACGGTCCGCAACCTGCGGCTGGCGGACGTGAAGGCCCTGCACGCCCGGCTCTTCCAGCCCCAGAACGCGGCGATCTTCGCGGCGGGCAGCCTCAGGCCCGAGGAGTTCCGCTCCCGCCTCGAACAGGCCCTCGGCACGTGGCGAAACACGGGCGCGGCGTACACCTCGCCGACTCCTCCCGCCCCCGCCAACCGGGCGCTGCGGGTCCTGGTGGTGGACAAGCCCGGCGCCCCCCAGACGGTCGTGCGCTTCCTGATGCCCGCGCCGCCCGCCGAGGACGCGCGCAGCAACGCCCTGAGGAGCCTGAACACCCTGCTGGGCGGGAGCTTCACCAGCCGTCTCCAGCAGAACCTGCGCGAGGACAAGGGCTACACCTACGGGGCGGGCAGCGGGTTGCTTCAGGACGTGGGCACCGGCTACCTCGTCGCCACCGCCAACGTCGAGACGGGCGTGACCGGGCCCGCCGTCCGCGAATTCCTCAACGAGTTCGCCCGGTTGCGCCGGGGCGACGTGACCGCCGACGAGGCCGCCAAGACCGCCGCCACCCGCCGGGCCGACACGGTGGCCTCCCTCGGCACGCTGGAGGGGCTGGTGGGCACCGCCGCCGGGCTCTACACGCAGGGCAAGCCCTTCTCCGCCCTGGGGCAGGAGCTGGAGCAGCTCTCGCGCTTCGGCACCGCCGACCTCAACCGCCTCGCCCCCGCCGCCCTCCCCTACGAGCAGGGCGTGCTCGTCCTCGTCGGGGACCGGGCAAAGATCGTGCCGCAGCTCCAGGGGCTGAACCTGCCCGCCCCGGTCGAGGTGAAGTTCGACTGA
- a CDS encoding VOC family protein: protein MTSPTPRIPGTTPVQGLHHVTVMAQDPQRNIDFYSQTLGQRLVKVTVNFDDPGTYHFYYGDLTGQPGTIMTHFPWPGAKRGTRGNGEVVATAYSAPRESLDYWRGRLREHGFDPRQGTRFGETVLTFEDPDGTWVELIFEDGQPVQPWPASPVPGEHALRGFHSVTAWVADTGAVRDLLVGQLGFSEAGSEPDAEGTRTRFRGSGEGVGLFVDVVERPGKGRGNFGAGSIHHVALRTRNDAEQEAYLAGLTQAEYRPTPVQDRQYFHSIYFREPNGVLFEIATDAPGFPDDEPVEELGRHLKLPAWFEPRRATIEAHVPKIVSREYGVTIGTRDLGATPQPAPEVDGVQVYTAGRPLEEARVAMVLLHGRGGTAPDILTLADELNLSAYAYLAPQAEGNTWYPLSFLAPVERNQPHLDRALATVDGVLGELEARGIPPRNVVLGGFSQGACLALEYASRAGRRLGGVVALSGGLITLDQRGDLGGTPVFMGVAPDDAHIPLTRFQESAEHLRGQGAEVDARVYPGLGHAINKDELDAVRAVMQRVVGESL, encoded by the coding sequence ATGACTTCTCCGACTCCCCGTATTCCCGGCACGACGCCCGTGCAGGGCCTGCACCACGTCACGGTGATGGCGCAGGACCCGCAGCGCAATATCGACTTCTACTCGCAGACGCTGGGGCAGCGGCTCGTGAAGGTGACGGTCAACTTCGACGACCCCGGCACCTACCACTTCTACTACGGCGACCTCACCGGGCAGCCGGGCACGATCATGACCCACTTCCCCTGGCCGGGCGCCAAGAGGGGCACGCGGGGCAACGGCGAGGTCGTGGCGACGGCGTACAGTGCCCCCCGGGAGAGTCTGGACTATTGGCGAGGCCGCCTACGGGAACACGGCTTCGACCCGCGCCAGGGCACGCGCTTCGGCGAGACGGTGCTCACCTTCGAGGACCCGGACGGGACCTGGGTGGAGCTGATCTTCGAGGACGGCCAGCCCGTGCAGCCCTGGCCCGCGAGCCCCGTTCCCGGGGAGCACGCCCTGCGGGGGTTTCACTCCGTCACCGCCTGGGTCGCGGACACGGGGGCGGTGCGCGACCTCCTCGTGGGGCAGCTCGGCTTCAGCGAGGCGGGGAGCGAGCCCGACGCGGAGGGGACCCGGACCCGTTTCCGGGGCAGCGGGGAGGGCGTGGGCCTCTTCGTGGACGTGGTGGAGCGGCCCGGGAAGGGGCGGGGGAACTTCGGCGCGGGCAGCATCCACCACGTCGCGCTGCGGACCCGGAACGACGCCGAGCAGGAGGCGTACCTCGCGGGGCTGACCCAGGCCGAGTACCGCCCCACCCCCGTGCAGGACCGCCAGTATTTCCACTCGATCTACTTCCGCGAGCCGAACGGCGTGCTTTTCGAGATCGCCACCGACGCCCCCGGCTTCCCGGACGACGAGCCCGTGGAGGAACTCGGCAGGCACCTCAAGCTCCCCGCGTGGTTCGAGCCCCGGCGCGCGACCATTGAGGCGCACGTCCCGAAGATCGTCAGCCGCGAGTACGGGGTCACCATCGGCACGCGGGACCTGGGAGCTACTCCACAACCGGCGCCCGAGGTGGACGGCGTGCAGGTCTACACGGCGGGCCGCCCACTGGAGGAAGCGCGGGTGGCGATGGTGCTCCTCCACGGGCGGGGCGGGACGGCGCCCGACATCCTGACGCTCGCGGATGAACTCAACCTCAGCGCCTACGCCTACCTCGCCCCGCAGGCGGAGGGGAACACGTGGTATCCCCTCTCCTTCCTCGCGCCCGTGGAGCGCAATCAACCGCACCTGGACCGCGCCCTCGCCACGGTGGACGGGGTGCTGGGCGAGTTGGAGGCACGCGGCATCCCTCCCCGCAACGTCGTGCTGGGCGGCTTCTCGCAGGGCGCGTGCCTGGCGCTGGAGTACGCCAGCCGGGCGGGGAGGCGGCTGGGCGGCGTGGTGGCCCTCAGCGGCGGGCTGATCACGCTGGACCAGCGGGGCGACCTCGGCGGCACGCCCGTCTTCATGGGGGTCGCGCCCGACGACGCGCACATCCCCCTCACCCGCTTCCAGGAGAGCGCCGAGCACCTGCGGGGTCAGGGGGCGGAGGTGGACGCCCGCGTCTATCCGGGCCTGGGGCACGCGATCAACAAGGACGAACTCGACGCCGTGCGGGCGGTTATGCAACGGGTCGTGGGCGAGAGCCTGTAG
- a CDS encoding MarR family winged helix-turn-helix transcriptional regulator: MPTRYSGSAEERAALDAYIKLWRAAHAVEVAANRHLGDHGLTISQFGVIEALYHLGPLSQRQLADKILRSSGNLTMVIDNLERDGLVRRERDAQDRRVMNVFLTDAGEALVARVLPAHVRGIRAAFGVLDPAEMAELAALTRKLGLAVGEREREREEERLTFRGRARVDG, from the coding sequence ATGCCCACCCGTTACTCCGGCTCGGCCGAGGAGCGCGCCGCGCTGGACGCGTACATCAAACTCTGGCGCGCGGCGCACGCCGTCGAGGTCGCCGCCAACCGCCACCTGGGCGACCACGGCCTGACGATCAGCCAGTTCGGGGTGATCGAGGCGCTCTACCACCTCGGGCCGCTGAGCCAACGCCAGCTCGCCGACAAGATCCTGCGCTCCAGCGGCAACCTCACGATGGTGATCGACAACCTGGAGCGCGACGGGCTGGTGCGCCGGGAACGCGACGCCCAGGACCGCCGCGTCATGAACGTCTTCCTCACCGACGCGGGCGAGGCGCTCGTGGCGCGCGTGCTTCCCGCCCACGTGCGCGGCATCCGCGCCGCCTTCGGCGTCCTCGACCCCGCCGAGATGGCCGAGCTTGCCGCCCTCACCCGCAAGCTCGGCCTGGCCGTCGGCGAGAGGGAGCGCGAACGCGAGGAGGAGCGGCTCACTTTCCGGGGCCGCGCCCGGGTCGACGGATAA
- a CDS encoding aminopeptidase — protein MTTDTVQPSSGQPSDALTAAQAAYDAFKARGLGLNMQRGQPSDADFDLSNGLLTVLGEGDLKMDGQDLRNYSAGGTAGLPSARAMFAHFLDVKAENVVVWNNSSLELQGLVLSFAQLHGVRNSTGPWFTQSPKMIVTVPGYDRHFLLLQTLGFTLLTVPMQPDGPDVEAIERLAAADPSVKGVLFVPTYSNPGGESISLEKARRLAGVKAAAPDFTIFADDAYRVHHLGEDRDEPVNFVVLARDAGYPDRAFVFASTSKVTFAGAGLGFVASSEDNIKWLSKYLGAQSIGPNKLEQARHVRFLEGYPGGLEGLMQAHARLISPKFRAVDETLRAELGGNGEYATWTLPRGGYFISLDTAEPVAARVVQLAGEAGVSLTPAGATYPGGQDPTGRNIRLAPTRPPVEEVFTAMQGVAACIRLATEEYRAGRRS, from the coding sequence ATGACGACCGACACGGTGCAACCCAGCTCCGGGCAACCGAGCGACGCCCTGACGGCGGCCCAGGCGGCCTACGACGCCTTCAAGGCGCGCGGCCTGGGGCTCAACATGCAGCGCGGCCAGCCCTCCGACGCCGACTTCGACCTCTCCAACGGCCTGCTCACCGTCCTCGGCGAGGGCGACCTGAAGATGGACGGCCAGGACCTGCGCAACTACTCCGCGGGCGGCACGGCGGGCCTGCCCTCCGCACGGGCGATGTTCGCCCACTTCCTCGACGTGAAGGCGGAAAACGTCGTCGTCTGGAACAACTCCAGCCTGGAATTGCAGGGACTGGTCCTCTCCTTCGCCCAACTGCACGGGGTGCGGAACAGCACCGGGCCGTGGTTCACGCAGAGCCCCAAGATGATCGTGACCGTCCCCGGCTACGACCGTCACTTCCTGCTGCTCCAGACGCTGGGCTTTACGCTGCTCACCGTCCCCATGCAGCCCGACGGTCCCGACGTGGAGGCCATCGAACGCCTCGCGGCGGCGGACCCTTCCGTCAAGGGCGTGCTGTTCGTGCCGACCTACTCCAATCCGGGCGGCGAGTCGATCAGCTTGGAAAAGGCGCGGCGCCTGGCCGGGGTGAAGGCGGCGGCCCCCGATTTCACGATCTTCGCGGACGACGCCTACCGGGTGCACCACCTCGGGGAGGACCGCGACGAGCCCGTGAATTTCGTGGTGCTCGCCCGGGACGCGGGCTACCCCGACCGGGCTTTCGTCTTCGCCAGCACGAGCAAGGTGACCTTCGCGGGGGCGGGGCTGGGCTTCGTGGCGAGCAGCGAGGACAACATCAAGTGGCTCTCCAAATATCTCGGCGCCCAGAGCATCGGCCCCAACAAGCTGGAGCAGGCGCGGCACGTCCGCTTCCTAGAAGGCTATCCCGGTGGCCTGGAGGGGCTGATGCAGGCCCACGCCCGGCTGATCTCCCCCAAGTTCCGGGCGGTGGACGAGACCTTGCGGGCGGAACTGGGCGGGAACGGCGAGTACGCGACCTGGACCCTGCCGAGGGGCGGCTACTTCATCAGCCTGGACACGGCGGAGCCGGTGGCGGCGCGGGTGGTGCAGCTCGCGGGTGAGGCGGGGGTCAGCCTCACGCCCGCCGGGGCGACGTATCCGGGGGGGCAGGACCCGACGGGGCGCAACATCCGCCTCGCGCCGACCCGCCCGCCTGTGGAAGAGGTCTTCACGGCGATGCAGGGGGTCGCGGCGTGTATCCGGCTGGCGACCGAGGAATACCGGGCGGGCAGGCGGAGCTGA
- a CDS encoding NYN domain-containing protein yields the protein MQYVVSRPRVGVFIDTQNLYHSARDLVERTVNFETILRSATGGRELVHAIAYTVEREGEATARPFIYKLSALGYKVRRMNLTLHHVTEGGRAIYEGNWDMGIVADMVRLIDHLDVAVLGSGDGDFTDIVEVLQERGKRVEVIAFREHTAQKLIDAADRFTHLPDLEDALMPARQKAEKVARPEE from the coding sequence ATGCAGTACGTCGTTTCCCGCCCCCGCGTGGGCGTGTTCATCGATACCCAGAACCTCTACCACTCGGCGCGCGACCTCGTGGAGCGCACGGTCAACTTCGAGACGATCCTGCGCTCGGCCACCGGGGGGCGCGAACTCGTCCACGCCATCGCCTACACGGTCGAGCGCGAGGGCGAGGCGACCGCGCGGCCCTTCATCTACAAGCTCAGCGCGCTGGGGTACAAGGTGCGCCGGATGAACCTCACCCTGCACCACGTCACCGAGGGCGGGCGGGCGATCTACGAGGGCAACTGGGACATGGGCATCGTGGCCGACATGGTGCGGCTGATCGACCACCTCGACGTGGCCGTGCTCGGGAGCGGCGACGGCGACTTCACCGACATCGTGGAGGTGCTTCAGGAGCGCGGCAAGCGGGTGGAGGTCATCGCCTTCCGCGAGCACACCGCCCAGAAGCTGATCGACGCCGCCGACCGCTTCACCCACCTCCCCGACCTCGAAGACGCCCTGATGCCCGCCCGCCAGAAGGCCGAGAAGGTCGCCCGCCCCGAGGAATGA
- the queA gene encoding tRNA preQ1(34) S-adenosylmethionine ribosyltransferase-isomerase QueA, translating to MTEPAPTDADAVLARLAFDLPPERIAQTGAEPRDASRLMVVGERIEHLLFRDLPDLLRPGDVLVFNESRVIPARVMARKPVVNGFGGGQVEVLLLREEEANVWSAYLKPAKRAGKELWLGEHQAEVVGVLEDGARLLRFDHDLKPHLDEIGRLPLPPYIDAGDSDERWRERYQTVYAREPGSVAAPTAGLHFTPELLARLDEMGVERHTLTLHVGAGTFRPITGSVAEHVMHAERYAIGEGTARAINAAKTEGRRVVAVGTTTVRALESSAQGDGTVNPGEGDTRIFITPGTPVRVPDLLITNLHLPGSTLMLLVAAFAGEARIKAAYDAALSEGYRFYSLGDAMLLERSVGSGQW from the coding sequence ATGACCGAGCCCGCCCCCACCGACGCGGACGCCGTGCTCGCCCGCCTCGCCTTCGACCTGCCCCCGGAGCGCATCGCCCAGACGGGGGCCGAACCCCGCGACGCCTCCCGCCTGATGGTGGTGGGAGAGAGGATCGAGCATCTTCTTTTCCGCGACCTGCCGGACCTCCTGCGCCCCGGCGACGTGCTCGTCTTCAATGAGAGCCGCGTCATCCCGGCCCGCGTTATGGCCCGCAAGCCCGTCGTCAACGGCTTCGGCGGCGGTCAGGTCGAGGTGTTGCTGCTCAGGGAAGAGGAGGCGAACGTCTGGTCGGCCTACCTCAAACCCGCTAAAAGGGCCGGGAAGGAGCTGTGGCTGGGCGAGCACCAGGCGGAGGTCGTCGGCGTCCTGGAGGACGGCGCCCGTCTCCTCCGCTTCGACCACGATCTCAAACCGCACCTGGACGAGATCGGGCGGCTGCCGTTGCCCCCCTACATCGACGCAGGGGACAGCGACGAGCGGTGGCGCGAGCGGTATCAGACGGTGTACGCCCGCGAGCCCGGCAGCGTCGCCGCGCCGACGGCGGGATTGCACTTCACGCCCGAACTCCTGGCGCGACTGGACGAGATGGGCGTCGAGCGGCATACCCTCACCCTGCACGTCGGCGCGGGCACCTTCCGGCCCATCACGGGCAGTGTGGCCGAACACGTGATGCACGCCGAGCGGTACGCCATCGGCGAGGGGACGGCGCGGGCGATCAACGCCGCGAAGACGGAGGGCCGCCGCGTCGTCGCCGTGGGCACCACGACCGTCCGTGCCCTGGAGAGCAGCGCGCAGGGGGACGGCACTGTCAACCCCGGCGAGGGCGACACCCGCATCTTCATCACGCCGGGAACGCCCGTGCGGGTGCCCGACCTGTTGATCACCAACCTGCACCTGCCCGGCAGCACCCTGATGTTGCTGGTGGCGGCCTTCGCGGGCGAGGCGCGGATCAAGGCCGCCTACGACGCGGCGCTCTCGGAGGGGTACAGGTTCTACTCGCTGGGGGACGCGATGCTGCTGGAGAGGTCAGTGGGGAGTGGGCAGTGGTAA